From Cellulomonas fimi ATCC 484, a single genomic window includes:
- a CDS encoding MIP/aquaporin family protein produces MSQAFVSEILGTAMLILLGAGVVANVILPGTKGFGGGWLLINFGWGLAVFAGVYTAFKSGAHLNPAVTLGLLTADQPFFSKTGPDDVVTVTLEPTVGNAFWYILAQLIGAFLGAAIAWLAYKKHFDADADAGTKLAVFSTGPAIRSYAWNLVTEIVATFVLVFVILAFGPTPSGLGPLAVAFLVVGIGASLGGPTGYAINPARDLGPRIAHAVLPIPGKGSSDWAYSWVPVVGPIIGGVLAGLAANAYLF; encoded by the coding sequence ATGTCCCAGGCGTTCGTCTCCGAGATCCTCGGCACCGCGATGCTCATCCTGCTGGGTGCCGGTGTGGTGGCGAACGTGATCCTGCCCGGCACCAAGGGCTTCGGCGGCGGCTGGCTCCTCATCAACTTCGGATGGGGTCTCGCCGTCTTCGCCGGTGTCTACACCGCCTTCAAGTCCGGGGCGCACCTCAACCCCGCCGTCACGCTCGGCCTGCTGACGGCCGACCAGCCGTTCTTCAGCAAGACCGGCCCGGACGACGTCGTCACCGTGACGCTCGAACCGACCGTCGGGAACGCGTTCTGGTACATCCTCGCGCAGCTCATCGGCGCGTTCCTCGGTGCCGCGATCGCCTGGCTCGCGTACAAGAAGCACTTCGACGCCGACGCCGACGCCGGCACCAAGCTCGCCGTGTTCTCCACGGGGCCGGCCATCCGGTCGTACGCGTGGAACCTCGTCACGGAGATCGTCGCGACGTTCGTCCTCGTCTTCGTCATCCTCGCGTTCGGGCCCACCCCCTCCGGCCTCGGCCCGCTCGCCGTCGCCTTCCTCGTCGTCGGCATCGGTGCCAGCCTCGGCGGTCCGACCGGGTACGCCATCAACCCCGCCCGCGACCTCGGACCGCGCATCGCGCACGCCGTCCTGCCCATCCCCGGGAAGGGCTCGAGCGACTGGGCGTACTCCTGGGTGCCCGTCGTCGGACCGATCATCGGCGGCGTGCTCGCGGGCCTCGCTGCGAACGCCTACCTCTTCTGA